From the Argentina anserina chromosome 3, drPotAnse1.1, whole genome shotgun sequence genome, the window GAAAGGTTTTCAAACTGATATAATGAGAAGCTGGTCGGATATATCCAATGATTGTTGAAGACCGTAGCTAGATCTCCTCTCCATCTATTTGTGTTACGAGTCCCAACTGATCTCAGTTTCGTATTCTAAATAGAATCCATATCTAAATGTGATTAATAGCGATATCAGGCAAAGAacaatgaaatgaaaaaatgaaaaagaaaagtgaAAGAATTAAGCTCATACATATCCTCTTGATGTTTTATATCCTCACGCGCACCTTTGATGGCGTTATTCATGATGGAGAAATATCGGGATGAAACTCAGGAAGGTGTGATAAAAGCAGAGTCATGAAGTGATGAAACGGCTGCATTCgtccaagaagaaaaaaataaaatcaaaacgGCTATAGAATTGCGAGCTGTTTGCTGCGGATAGCTACCACTTTGCAGAAGCTAAGCCCGGCTTTTACATGCAGACTGGGGTGAAAAGTGCGAGTCAGAGACTCCAATGGAAGGTGGCAAGTGCCAGGTACACTGGCCACGTGTCCAAGGGCTTTGGTTGGCTAGGGTTCGTTGGGGGTTAGCACCATTAAAGAGGTATAGAGAATGGAGTTCCTAATCTGTCATCTATAAGAAGAGCCTTGTTCTGGTATTGCTTGGTGGCCACTGGGGGGGCGGTGTGTTAATAAGTCACATTTGTGAGGGGTTTTGTGAGATTTTAGCAGTTGGTCACACCATTAACACTAACAGCCACAATTGACATGTGCTGAGtactcatgtttttttttgtagtgagtGAATAAGTAGCTAGGCTAGGGCTTGATCGGAATGGATTCTTACTAGCTGTAGTTGACAGTTTATGGATAGATTAGTCCAGAAATAGTACGCTGGGTAATACCTTGCATTTTCTAATGACCTTTTTTGGGAGGGGTTGGTGGATCTAGATGTTtgctttttttataagaaatgTTTCTAAGAAATAAAATTCCATTCTAGCTTTCTTAATTCTCCTTTCTGTTTTCTAAAGTTTTTGATTACAAGCATTGGAATGCATTAATGTCAGTTAATTCATAAGAACGTCACTCACATAAATGAGATTTTATATATGCATCCACACCATTTCTGTTTTCTCAAGCTTTCACCCACTAAAATTGTAGTTTCGTGTTTGCGTTTTATCTAAATATATTTTACGTTCAAATCTAAAATGATCACATACTAAAATTGTTGTGCACGCAATAGAAAATGCTAACAATAATGGATAAGAATCACCattattcttgtttttttgttaatctATTAGACGGTGATTGAATGCTTTCTCTATTTGCCCCTCGCTATGTCATTTCTTCCGACCACGCGGGCAACGTAATTTGTGTAAGCTGTCGAACTAGTTCGCCGCAAAAGTATTTGTGTGATTCTGCTGAGCGGCTCACATTAAATCGAACTTACGGATTAGAGATTTAGAGCAAAGTAGTTTCATTAGTCCATAAGTTTGGCGCGACGTTGTTTGTGTGATTTCGGCGAGTTAATCATCACTGTTGTGTAAATCGATCCCATTGGTCTGATACGTTTTAGCAAGATATATTAGGCGACAAATATCTTGTTGACTCGAGGAGGCCCGATACTCGTTACAAAAACTATTAGTCAGTGAATCAAAACGTCAATAGCTTGACCAATTTCATCAGGTTGGCTTgcaatattataattttccaattatttttaataattcgaaattttgaattcataACAATTCGAAAATTGTCACAGCTATAATGCATTTGTCCCCGGTAGTCTCTCTCGAAAACAATATCCTACATGAGCATGCTTTTCCAAGGACATACTTGTTCATCTACGATACCATTTTAGGACCAAGGATCTTAATGTCCTACATGTGTACAGTATTTCCCATCACAATCCCACAATAATAGTCTACTCTCTCAGCAGTAGTCTTGGAATTGAATAACCTTACCTTCATTGCTATTGATGTACACTACATATGTGGTATAAATCTATTTCATATGATGCTACATTTTACTCTTGGTTATAATATGATGATGATACATTGTAATTGTGTGCGCACCTAAAACCGCTCAAGAGCGCCAAGAAATCAACTGTCGTTGGGCCTATTGTGTCCTTTTTCAAAGCCCGTTTATGACGCTAGCCCAACAGTCCATTCTGCTTTTTGGCGGGAACGAGTTGGGGTCAGTCCTAATTTTGGCGCCATAAAACCACAAAAGCCCTGAAAGCGGCGACTCAGATACCAAAAAccacagaagaagaagaagaagaagaagaagaagaagaaagaaagaaagaaaacgaTGGAAGCCTTCGGCGGATTCTTGGTGGACGAGAAGGCGGTTCGGGTCGAGAACATCTTCCTCGACTTCCTCCGCAGCTTCCGCCTCGGCGGCGAAGGCGAGGTCTACTATGAGGCCGAGATCGAAGCCATGATCAACAACGAGTCCTCCACCATGTTCATCGACTTCTCTCACGTCATGGCCTTCAACAACCTCCTCCAGAAGGCCATTTCCGACGAGTTCTTGAGGTCCGATTCGTCATTATCCCCCtccaaaccctaaccctagccCCCGCCCcttttttctcaaaattgGGGAAATTGATTGCTGATTTGACTGAATTGATTGGCTAATTGAATAGGTTCGAGGCGTATTTGAAGAACGCGTGCAAGAGATTCGTGATGGAGCGGCGGTCTAATGCGATGCCGGATGACGTCAACAAGGACATCAATGTGGCCTTCTGCAATCTTCCGGCGTCGAAGAGGTGATGTCATTGTTTGTATATGATTGCGTAAGCGTTTCGTTTCGTTTGAGGAAGTGTGGAAGGCTTGATATTTCTTATTTGTTGCGGATTGATCGTAGGTTGAGGGAATTGACGACGGCGGAGATAGGGAAGCTGGTGTCGGTGAAAGGAGTGGTGACGAGGACGAGTGAGGTGCGGCCGGAGCTTCTGCAGGGGACTTTTAAGTGCTTGGATTGTGGAGGTGTTATTAAGAATGTTGAACAGCAGAATAAGTACACTGAGGTGAGTGTGCATTTATTGAATCCTTTGGTATTTTTTTGGAATTTGTTATGTTGTTGCGATACTGCtgtatgttgatgattttttgGTGATTCTGATATGTGATATGTTGTTGTTGTGATTTTGGGGATAAAGCCGACTATTTGTGTCAATGCCACTTGCCAAAATAGAGCAAGGTGGGCATTGCTTCGGCAAGAGAGCAAATTTGCGGATTGGCAGAGGGTACGAATGCAGGAGACTTCCAAGGAGATACCTGCGGGATCCCTTCCCCGATCGCTTGATGTTATAATTCGCCATGAGATTGTTGAGAAGGCCAGGGCTGGTGACACGTGAGCCAAAGCCATACCCTTTTCTTGTAGACTTGTAGCAGTATGTTCTCTCCAGCATACTAATTGTATCTAATGATGTATTTGCTGTCTTCTATGTGCGCTTTCAGGGTCATATTTACCGGCACAGTGGTTGTGATACCAGACATATTGGCTTTGTCTGCTCCTGGAGAGAGATCCGAAGTTTCTCGCCAAGCGTCCCAGCGCAGTAATGGTGCGACTGGGCAGGAAGGAGTCAGGGGTCTTCGAGCATTGGGAGTGAGAGACCTCTCCTATCGCCTTGCCTTTATTGCTAATTCCGTTCAGGTTGGTTAACGATTATATTGTTTTAGCATTAGCACTTCTCTGAACTGAACTGCTGTTTTCTCTGATACATAccctaattgttttttttcatcCAGATCTCTGATGGTAGGCAGGATACTAACATCCGGAATAGAAAGAAGGATGCTGAAGATGATGACAACCAGCAGTTTACTGTTAGTTCTTTTGCTGCACATATTGTAgttcttgtttcttttcaactGCCAGGCTTGAGTcatttttgttcatttttctATCAGTTCATGTTTTATTATTTCCTGTTAAATGGAATACTGCTTTAGCGATGTTTAGTTTTAAATTTGCAAGGTCTTTGTACTTGAGTATTATCATCATAGAATCTTATTGTCAAAACTCTCACCATATGGTTATGCCCTTCAAATTCTGTCTCATGATAAGGATGCCAGACTAATGTCAAAAAAACTTGCAGCTCATGCAATTTGATATTGTAACTTGTTTGCATATATGCCTGCAAATCATATACTTGTTATTTGCAGCATTCATAGTACGTTTCTTAATATATTCCTTCTTTTCAATTGGACTTTACAACTTCGACTTGCTTCTTGTGTGATTTTCATTGGAAATCAGATTTAAACTTAGTTCTTTCTTGTCATACTCTGGATTTCTGGGTAGGACTCATTTAAATCACTGTTTTTAATTTATCAATATGACAGGCAGAAGAGCAAGATGAAGTTCAAAGAATGAGGAATACTCCTGATTTCTTCAATAAGATTGTTGATAGCATTGCCCCAACTGTATTTGGTCATCAAGATATCAAGCGAGCAATCCTGCTTATGCTTCTGGGCGGTGTCCACAAGTGTACTCATGAAGGTATCAACCTGAGAGGAGATATCAATGTTTGTATAGTTGGGGACCCCAGTTGTGCAAAATCTCAGTTCCTCAAGTACGCTCCTGCTAACCATTTACTATTCTGTAGTTTACATCACACGCAAATTTTAATACTGTACTCTATCGACTGCAGGTATGCTGCTGGAATAGTTCCAAGATCTGTTTACACATCAGGGAAATCATCCTCTGCTGCTGGTTTAACTGCAACTGTGGCCAAAGAACCAGAAACGGGAGAATTTTGTATTGAGGTATCATTAATGTTCATTATGCGTCCTTAACTATGATACCTAACAGCTCCAAAATTAGATTATTGATACTGGGATTTCCAGCTTTTAGGTTTTTCCTTGTCTTGCTGCTATACAAAGTCATTATGTTCAAACCAAGAAAGAGGGGTCTCAGATATGACTTTATTTCATTTTCGGCAAGCATAGTTTGAAAAAAGTGATCTCTTAAGCCAGAGTTTTTTTATTGCAGTCATTTGTTGTCtggttattatatatatacaattttttttaattttcttaacAACAAGATCTTAAAATTGTTGTTGAAGATGCCCATTACCCCATTGTGTCAAGTTTTTTCAACTCCAAGTAATATGAGAACTTCATTATGTTCCACCACATATGTCAAAACATAGTGGCAATTCTTGTCTCCAAACTCATCAGCTTCACCATCTTATTCTCATGCTACTGTTTTCTTTTAGTTATTATTACAATTTAGGAATGAACTATGGTTTTGTTGCAAGCCAATAGTCAGAAGAAAAGTACCTAAAGATGCAATATTTGCTTATTCAATTGAAATGTTTGGAATTTAGTTTTGTGCAAGTTATGGTTATACTTAAGAATCTAAAGAACACACATCGGTTCAAACTCCAATTAGAAGGTAAATGAGGGAAAATCAGTAAGACCTCAGAAGACTTAGTGCTTATATTCGATTATAAGACATGATATGCCTAAGAGGACTGAGATCATAGTTCAATATTGTTTGAGTCCAATGTATAATCCGAAGTGCAGAtgtcaatttttgttttttgtttttaataatAGTAAAGATCTACATGAGTATGGAGAAATATATGTTTGACATGGACATAATTGACCACCCCAGAGATGATCTCATAACACATCTGTTATAAAATAGCTGATATATCACTTTTAATCTTATTTTAGGCTGGCGCATTAATGCTCGCTGACAATGGCATTTGTTGTATTGATGAATTTGACAAGATGGATGTTCGGGATCAGGTAAATTTTAAGGGGTTTTACTTTTGCCTTccatttgacatggttttgcATGCAGCAACTATCGATATCTGAATTGTAATTGGACTCCAAGGTTGCAATTCATGAGGCAATGGAACAGCAGACaataagcattacaaaagcagGAATACAGGCAACACTGAATGCTCGGACATCAATTCTTGCTGCTGCAAATCCCACAGGGGGCCGTTATGATAAATCTAAACCTCTAAAGGTATTTATATTCTTGCAACTAAAAGGCTAGTAACTGTCTAAGAATTGCAGGCCAGTTGCCTGGGTGATTACAATCATTTTTGGATAGGGAGGCTTATTCCTTGTTAGAGATGATGTCCTAGTTAGTTACAGTAATTTTATAGATCTTGCAACTTTTCATTACGAACTAATTACATTTATGTCTTTTTCCAGTATAATGTGGCTCTTCCTCCTCCTATTTTGTCAAGGTTTGATCTGGTGTATGTCATGATTGATGACCCAGATGATCAAACTGATTACCACATAGCCCACCATATTGTAAGAGTACATCAAAAGCGGGAAGAGGCGCTCAATCCTACATTCACTACTGCACAGCTGAAGCGGTATATTACATATGCCAAAACTCTGAAACCAAAGGTCTGGTACCTATCCTTCCGGCCACTGTGAACTCTCTTGAAAAGCTTATTGCTTTCAGGTTTTGACAGAAGATATTTGAATTGTGCAGTTAAATTCAGATGCTAGAAAGCTGTTGGTGGACTCTTATGTAGCTCTCAGAAGAGGTGATACTGCTCCTGGTAGTAGAGTTGCTTATCGCATGACAGTTAGGCAACTAGAGGCACTGATCAGACTGTCAGAGGCCATCGCTCGAAGTTATTTAGAGCTTCAGGTGCCAAattgatttatttttctccaaaattcAGATTGATATGCATGTGTTTCTTAGACTTAGAGAAAACTATTCTTACAGGTTAAACCACATCATGTCCGTTTAGCAGTGAGATTACTGAAAACCTCAATAATTAGGTACAAGAACTTCGAAGTTGAatatcctctctctctctctctctctctctctctctctctctctctctctctcaaacacacacacgcacacacacgcacacatTTTGTGATCATAATGAGTTTTCTTTTGTCATCCAGTGTGGAGTCTAGTGAGATTGATTTATCAGAGTTTGAAGACTCTCGTGACAATGTTGAGGGCAATGACAATGGAAATAATGGTACTTATCACGGTGATGATGATGGAAATAATGGTACTGATCACGGTGATAATGATGGAAATAATGGTACTGGTCCAGGTGGTGATCAGACAACCAATGGCAGAGCTTCCGTGAATGGTGGTAAGATTATAAGACCTATTTGTATgtatgtttttttcaaacaatcTTACATGGCTAAAGTAAAAGTATGTTGATATGATAATGCAGAAGGTGGGGCAGGTTCCGCAACCCAACCAGGAAAGAAGCTTATAATTAGTGATGAATATTTTCAGAGGGTTACCCAGGCCCTCATCATGCGTCTGAGACAGCATGAAGAAGATATTAGACAAAGTGGTAAGCCGTATGCTCTGTGTAATATTTTCCAGCTCTATATAGTCATGTGCTTTTCAAATATTGGTTTCAGTTATTAAGGCATTTCTACAAATCTCAAGTACTCTTCATTTTTTGCGATGGTGCATACTTGATACCCCATTTCTTCCAAAATCACCAAGCTGTATACTTCTATAactgtgatgtatttgttcaTTATCTAGCAATTCATGTTCATTTACATAAATCccttagaaaaaaaatgttcatCTACTCGAAATGTTTCCTTTTCTCTGCAGGGACAGGGCTGGCTGGAATGAGGCAGAGGGACTTGATTCAGTGGTATGTGAGTCAGCAGaatgagaaaaataattaTGATTTTGTGGAGGAAGCAGCCGCTGAAATTTCTAAAATAAAAGCTATCATAGAGGTAAATTTACCATTCTCTCGCACCCAAATGTGAATAAAGAACCATCATATGAGACTGGTATAATAGCTGTTTGTGCTTGCAATGCAGAGCTTAATAAGAAGAGAAGGGCATCTGATAGTCCTAGATGATGAGAGGCCAGCAGCAGAAGGTGAAGGACCACCACAGCCACCATTATCCAGAAATGACAGAATACTGGCTGTGGCTCCTAATTATGTCATCGATTGATGTGGTCATGCTATTCAGCAGCAAACTTCAAAATCTTTCCATAAGTTCAAAACCTGCTGAATATATGTTGGTTCTCCTTTCTTCGTAAAGCTTGGCTTTTTTCACATCACGGGAGATCTGTTGCAGAAGTAAAAGCGCTCGTACATTCAGTAGAGATGAAAAGTGGTAGTGTCAGAACATTGCTACTCACCTAAGTTACCAATGAAGAGTGTATAAATGTTAGCTTGACTGCTTATTCACATTGTCTTAATGTTCCTTGAAGCCATGTCTGCACTATTCACTGAAAATGAAGCCTAGGAAGACAGAAATGTCTTACATAGAGATGCTTGCTGAGATTGGAGAGTACCTAGAAGTTGGATAATGGATGACAGAAAAAGAATCAAACACAAGTGGACATTAATTAACTTGTCTTAAGGTTAATGTCCTTCGTTTTCAATGACATAGATAGAGTACTTGATAAGTATGCTAATGTCATTTTCAGTGAGTTTTGCACCCAAACGCAACTGTATGtcatctttttgtttcttcaagGTTTTGATTAACATGTTGTGCTAGCAGAAGCAATTGACCAAAGACCATTTGATTTACATGATCCTAATCCCCAATTCTTATGTTTGGTGTTCTGTGGGTACTTACTAGTCACTAGCACCCGAATCTGCCCTGTTAGAAACTTTCTTGATCATCACCTCTGATGCTGAATTGGTCCAAATTTTCATCTCCAGACAAAAACCTACGGACACCTGGACATAGACATCTCAACATTTGATCACTTCTCTAATTCCGGATAATTGGATATCTATAAGCAGTCTCATCCTTTGTCAAGTATCAGAAAtttaattcaataattataatttgttatgcataaatatatttgattaGCTTACTATGACATAACACCCTTCTCCTCAATTATGGTATTTGGGACTATTCCTTAAAGGAGAATACTAAAACCCCACCAAACTTCAAGATACCTCATAACCGGTAGATATCAGGTGTATATAGTTTAATTATACTTAACATATAATTGATTATTGGttggtttggtttgattttttatatattaaagattcaatttatataatataactatAAAGATTATGTTAGAATACCATTATTTAAGGCATCAAACATAATGCTTTAACAGTTGTGTGAGTTTGATCAATCATGATTAGCTTTCATTTAGCATACATATACTGTCATAAGAACCAAATAGTTTTGGCCACTATCCTGATTCTGTATTTCTGTTCACACTTTTCTTCACCTCCTTCCCACAACGAAAGTTATTATAATTTCTTTGATATTTGCAATCATGGCTGTTATACTCCTTTCACTTCATCATCGTCTGAAGTCAATAGCTTTATTATAGAGGCAAGTAGCTAAAAATGGTAATGGTACATATACTGTTGAGTTCATTGATCAATTTATCATAATTGGTAGAACATTATTGAATAAATCACTTCATGATGAGGTTGCTTACCAGCCTTTTGTTATATTAATTAGCTAAGAAAGACTGGATTTGGATTGTTCACGGATTCTTTCCATTTATCAAATCACTTTAGTTTTATCTTGGAATAGATTTTTCTTCTACCTTATATGACATCATTATACAaactaagaagaagaagaaaatgaaggcCCTGTATGACCAGGTCCTCCATATCATCTTAATCCTTTTTCCTAAACTTGATCCACTACTGGATTAATATTGACCATTCTTGATTAGGAGGATAAAGTTTGAAGCTAAACCGATGATGTCTGCAACAGGATGTAGGGGGATTTTACAACAGTCAAGTTTCAACCTTGTTAAGGGAGATGACAAGAAGGCTGTAGcagaaaaaatctgatttcttAAATATGAAGAATACCTCAACGCTTCAAAGATATTATTCTAACCTAGTGATACTGACCTTGAAATTGAATATAATATCAGACATGTAAAGAAAGGATTGTTGTCTTATCAATCAATGAAGCTCTTATATGTTGTATATTCTAAAATCTCTGTTGTTCCAGTTGCTGTATTAGTTTACGTACCCACTACCCACAGATTCAAACAAATATGCAGCTGTGCAATCTTTGCATAATCAACCAGAATATCATGATTCATTTGTAAAATGTCATCTACCACACAATCACttgggaaagaaaaaaaattccaataTACTATCACTCTTGATATAAGGAACCAACTTGAATTCCCAATATATAAATGCAGCGACATCTGCTTAATAATTTTAAGGGACCCTAAACATAAACCCTGTCAAGTACCCTACCATAAAATTACTAACCCAAGTTTCTTGTCTTCCACTCCTTGTTTTAGCCCCAGCAAAGAAATATAAGCAAAGCCCCCCATGTGGGTGCAAGCTAGGCTATCCAGCTACTCATCTATCTACATATGCATTTTGAATGCATACATTACATGGTTTCTTTCTCTTGATTCATCATGACCCTTTGTGATTGATTGTATACACATTACATATTCAAACAACGAGTAACATGGCATCAATTTCTGTCTTCTCATGGGGTCATGGTATTGAGAAAACTACGGCTCATATCATATACACTATACTCGTATATAATGTATCGTTTCACTAAAATCTCCATTGTGTTACGAAAAGAAAACTATGACAGCGATGGTATATAATGTATCGTTTCACTAAAACTGGAATGTTCAGAAGATTAAAAAGAAACTACATTGGAGTGGAATGATACACGGGCGGCCGAATGATGGTGTCATGAGTTTGTGTGCGAAAACTCACCTACAAAATGGCTCAATGACAGATTGACGGCGTGATGTAGCAGAGCCCCATGTGGAATTGGGAAGCTTGTGGAGTTTTGGAAAGGTTGGAGAAGCCAAAAGAGAGGAGAGAATTGCATGTACGTTACAATTAAAATTTTCCAGATCACATCGGCCAACACAAATTGGCAAAAATCCAATTGGCAAACAAACTCAAGGGCCCAGATTGAAGATTATCATAATCTTCCTCATTGGGTGATCGCCAGCTGTCACTCTACCCAAAGGGTCCCCAATCACCCCTGATATTCCTGATTTATTTACACCTCATGCCACTGACCACCCTGGCCTTGAATCATGCAGGCAAGAACCAACCAGAAACCTTAGCCACCTTGAAATTTTGGTTAGGGACTGTTATGCCCCTGAGATAATCAACCTGGTGAGGGCAGTGAGGTCTTTTGCTCAAAGGGAGGTTGGGTGGCGTCAATGAATAACTAAGTAATTTTGGTAATTAAGGTGGAGTAGTGGGGGTTTTTAGAAATGGAGCACGTCTATATGTTGAAGCCAAAGTCCAAAGCAATATTGTGGATTGTTTTGGAGAGACGGTTGGCTGCTACAGCAATAGTTTAATATTGAGGTGGACTTTGATAGTTTTGATTGCACTCTTCAACAAACAGGGAAGAAAGATCagaaggagagaaagagaCATTCAACTAAGTAAGTAGAGATTAGTAGGCATGATTATTCTGAAGAGCTTCAGGAGTTCCTTGTTTGATTCAACAAGCTGAAGCATATGTGTGTTTTGAGTTGTGTGGGTTTTACAGAATTTTCATGATCAActtttcatgtatatataagaTTCTTGCCTTTGTTTAGCTTGTTCTCAGGAGTATTTGAAGTTTGAGAAGAATTCGAAGATGGGTTACTGGAAAACAAAGGTGCTTCCCACAATCAAGAAGGTTTTTGAGAACAAGACCAGTGTCAAGAAggctgctgctgctgaagCTTGCAAGTCTTTTGATGAGTCTAAGGTTTTTGGCTACTCTTTATTTTTTCTGtaatcataattttttttggttacaagTAATCAGAATATTTTAGTTCCATCACAAATATTTAGTTTCTTGAAATGAATATATCAAACTATATCTCTGTGGTTGCAGGAGAGTTATGACAAGGAGTTTGAAGAGAAGAAATCTGACTATCAAGTAAAAGTACTTGAATTATATGAAAGTTCCTCTGCTGAACTCAAGGTTAGATACATAAAAATCTTTCAAGGAAATTAATTTAAAGATTGAACTTACCAAAATTACTGAAGTTATTAACATGTTAAATTACTATCACCTTAAAACAGACTCTGGTTAAGGAGAGGAAGGAGGCAGCTTTGAAGAAGTACTCTGCTGCAGTCGATAAGTTCCTTGAAGAGCTTTCCAAAATAGGTAACACATATGTACTCAAtgataaattattatatttttcatgttcatatTGTGTTGGTTTGAGTTTTGTAACTCTCGAGTGTTATACTGAATCAAGTATATGAATATATGGATGTAACAGAATTTCCAGGATCAAAACCAGTCTCAGAAGCATCATCAAAGTATGGAGCTGCCTACGTCTCAGGTCCAGTGTTCTATGTGTTTGAGAAGGTCTCAACGTATATTGTGACAGAAGAGAAGGTAGAGGAGCCAACGCCAACAGAACCAACACCAGCTAAAGCC encodes:
- the LOC126786569 gene encoding plasma membrane-associated cation-binding protein 1, with translation MGYWKTKVLPTIKKVFENKTSVKKAAAAEACKSFDESKESYDKEFEEKKSDYQVKVLELYESSSAELKTLVKERKEAALKKYSAAVDKFLEELSKIEFPGSKPVSEASSKYGAAYVSGPVFYVFEKVSTYIVTEEKVEEPTPTEPTPAKAEEETSSSKEKEIVIEEEKKEELVEVKKEEEEVVVVEKKKEEPEACVEEKPKVEEAAPAAGEPAKP
- the LOC126786129 gene encoding DNA replication licensing factor MCM6 isoform X2, with amino-acid sequence MEAFGGFLVDEKAVRVENIFLDFLRSFRLGGEGEVYYEAEIEAMINNESSTMFIDFSHVMAFNNLLQKAISDEFLRFEAYLKNACKRFVMERRSNAMPDDVNKDINVAFCNLPASKRLRELTTAEIGKLVSVKGVVTRTSEVRPELLQGTFKCLDCGGVIKNVEQQNKYTEPTICVNATCQNRARWALLRQESKFADWQRVRMQETSKEIPAGSLPRSLDVIIRHEIVEKARAGDTVIFTGTVVVIPDILALSAPGERSEVSRQASQRSNGATGQEGVRGLRALGVRDLSYRLAFIANSVQISDGRQDTNIRNRKKDAEDDDNQQFTAEEQDEVQRMRNTPDFFNKIVDSIAPTVFGHQDIKRAILLMLLGGVHKCTHEGINLRGDINVCIVGDPSCAKSQFLKYAAGIVPRSVYTSGKSSSAAGLTATVAKEPETGEFCIEAGALMLADNGICCIDEFDKMDVRDQVAIHEAMEQQTISITKAGIQATLNARTSILAAANPTGGRYDKSKPLKYNVALPPPILSRFDLVYVMIDDPDDQTDYHIAHHIVRVHQKREEALNPTFTTAQLKRYITYAKTLKPKLNSDARKLLVDSYVALRRGDTAPGSRVAYRMTVRQLEALIRLSEAIARSYLELQVKPHHVRLAVRLLKTSIISVESSEIDLSEFEDSRDNVEGNDNGNNGTYHGDDDGNNGTDHGDNDGNNGTGPGGDQTTNGRASVNGGGAGSATQPGKKLIISDEYFQRVTQALIMRLRQHEEDIRQSGTGLAGMRQRDLIQWYVSQQNEKNNYDFVEEAAAEISKIKAIIESLIRREGHLIVLDDERPAAEGEGPPQPPLSRNDRILAVAPNYVID
- the LOC126786129 gene encoding DNA replication licensing factor MCM6 isoform X1 translates to MEAFGGFLVDEKAVRVENIFLDFLRSFRLGGEGEVYYEAEIEAMINNESSTMFIDFSHVMAFNNLLQKAISDEFLRFEAYLKNACKRFVMERRSNAMPDDVNKDINVAFCNLPASKRLRELTTAEIGKLVSVKGVVTRTSEVRPELLQGTFKCLDCGGVIKNVEQQNKYTEPTICVNATCQNRARWALLRQESKFADWQRVRMQETSKEIPAGSLPRSLDVIIRHEIVEKARAGDTVIFTGTVVVIPDILALSAPGERSEVSRQASQRSNGATGQEGVRGLRALGVRDLSYRLAFIANSVQISDGRQDTNIRNRKKDAEDDDNQQFTAEEQDEVQRMRNTPDFFNKIVDSIAPTVFGHQDIKRAILLMLLGGVHKCTHEGINLRGDINVCIVGDPSCAKSQFLKYAAGIVPRSVYTSGKSSSAAGLTATVAKEPETGEFCIEAGALMLADNGICCIDEFDKMDVRDQVAIHEAMEQQTISITKAGIQATLNARTSILAAANPTGGRYDKSKPLKYNVALPPPILSRFDLVYVMIDDPDDQTDYHIAHHIVRVHQKREEALNPTFTTAQLKRYITYAKTLKPKLNSDARKLLVDSYVALRRGDTAPGSRVAYRMTVRQLEALIRLSEAIARSYLELQVKPHHVRLAVRLLKTSIISVESSEIDLSEFEDSRDNVEGNDNGNNGTYHGDDDGNNGTDHGDNDGNNGTGPGGDQTTNGRASVNGEGGAGSATQPGKKLIISDEYFQRVTQALIMRLRQHEEDIRQSGTGLAGMRQRDLIQWYVSQQNEKNNYDFVEEAAAEISKIKAIIESLIRREGHLIVLDDERPAAEGEGPPQPPLSRNDRILAVAPNYVID